One Phoenix dactylifera cultivar Barhee BC4 chromosome 14, palm_55x_up_171113_PBpolish2nd_filt_p, whole genome shotgun sequence DNA window includes the following coding sequences:
- the LOC103720518 gene encoding photosystem I reaction center subunit N, chloroplastic: MAAMNSSVLACNYALPGASESSLKLMPMASTASTSASRPKLPVIRAQQVRAAEPKEGRGIEGRRAALLGLAAALFTTAAATSPANAGVIEEYLERSKANKELNDKKRLATSGANFARAYTVEFGTCKFPENFTGCQDLAKQKKVPFITDDLELECKGKDKYKCGSNVFWKW, encoded by the exons ATGGCTGCCATGAACTCCAGTGTGCTGGCATGCAACTATGCTCTCCCAGGAGCATCAGAATCTAGCTTGAAGCTCATGCCAATGGCATCAACTGCATCAACTTCAGCTTCTAGGCCAAAATTGCCAGTGATCAGAGCCCAGCAAGTTCGAGCAGCCGAACCAAAGGAAGGAAGAGGAATTGAGGGAAGAAGAGCTGCACTCCTCGGCTTGGCTGCCGCTCTCTTCACCACAGCGGCCGCTACCTCGCCGGCTAATGCTGGTGTCATTGAGGAGTATCTTGAGAGAAGCAAAGCCAACAAG GAACTGAATGACAAAAAGAGGTTGGCTACAAGTGGTGCAAACTTTGCTCGGGCATACACAGTGGAGTTTGGCACATGCAAGTTCCCTGAGAACTTCACTGGGTGCCAAGATTTGGCTAAACAAAAG AAAGTGCCGTTCATAACCGATGACTTGGAGTTAGAGTGTAAAGGCAAGGACAAGTACAAGTGTGGATCCAATGTCTTCTGGAAATGGTGA